A single Pseudomonas sp. DC1.2 DNA region contains:
- a CDS encoding DUF1652 domain-containing protein encodes MVSVPELCRIVESGFYPLSCECTVNFDGSLRIKVFEPDTGRIYMLLTNVSPAQLTHVRDISNLIGELRTEMRAGRRAFASGL; translated from the coding sequence ATGGTTTCAGTTCCAGAGCTTTGCCGCATTGTGGAGTCCGGTTTCTATCCGCTCTCCTGTGAATGCACCGTGAATTTCGACGGATCGTTGCGAATAAAGGTTTTCGAACCTGATACAGGACGTATTTATATGCTGTTGACCAACGTCTCGCCGGCTCAACTGACCCATGTTCGCGATATATCTAACCTGATCGGTGAACTTCGTACCGAAATGCGCGCCGGACGCAGGGCATTTGCCAGCGGCCTATAA
- a CDS encoding SCO family protein, with protein sequence MSVLLSRRKVIAGMGVLGLGILSGCDTRGELSYKYGKDLSNQILGRTFKLKDTDGNVRLLSSYRGMMPMVFFGFTQCPAICPTTLARAVKIKKLMGKDGDRLQVIFITLDPERDTPAVLDAYVKTFDPSFVALYGTLEETAATAKEFGVFYEKIPSGSTYTLSHTATSYVYDSRGTLRLGLSHSLSAQECAEDLLTVMEVC encoded by the coding sequence ATGAGTGTTTTGTTAAGTCGCCGCAAGGTGATCGCAGGTATGGGGGTGTTGGGTCTTGGCATCCTGAGCGGCTGCGATACCCGAGGCGAATTGTCTTATAAATACGGCAAGGACCTGAGTAATCAGATCCTGGGGCGGACCTTCAAGTTAAAAGACACTGACGGCAACGTAAGACTGCTTTCGAGCTATCGCGGCATGATGCCAATGGTATTTTTCGGATTCACCCAGTGCCCGGCGATCTGTCCTACAACGCTCGCGCGCGCGGTAAAAATCAAAAAACTGATGGGCAAGGACGGTGATCGCCTGCAGGTCATCTTCATCACGCTGGACCCAGAACGCGATACGCCCGCCGTACTGGACGCCTACGTCAAGACCTTCGACCCGTCATTTGTTGCGCTTTACGGGACACTGGAGGAAACCGCAGCCACCGCTAAGGAGTTCGGCGTGTTCTACGAAAAAATCCCCAGCGGTTCGACGTACACCTTGTCCCATACCGCGACCAGCTACGTGTATGACTCCAGGGGAACGTTGCGCCTTGGCTTGTCCCATTCACTTTCCGCACAAGAGTGCGCGGAAGATTTGCTCACCGTCATGGAGGTCTGCTAA
- a CDS encoding DUF2784 domain-containing protein produces the protein MLYPIAADGLVLFHLMFIVFVLFGGLLVLRWPSLFWWHLPAAAWGIIVEVFHLTCPLTYWENLMRQAAGNAGYGGGFIEHYVWPIIYPAGLTPTIQFGLGSVVLAINLLVYRRLWKLRQAA, from the coding sequence ATGCTTTACCCCATCGCCGCCGACGGGCTGGTGTTGTTTCACCTGATGTTCATTGTGTTCGTGCTGTTCGGCGGGCTGCTGGTACTCCGGTGGCCTTCCCTGTTTTGGTGGCATCTGCCCGCGGCAGCCTGGGGCATCATCGTGGAAGTCTTCCACCTGACCTGCCCACTAACGTACTGGGAAAACCTGATGCGCCAGGCCGCCGGAAACGCCGGCTACGGTGGTGGTTTTATTGAACATTACGTGTGGCCGATCATCTACCCGGCCGGGCTGACGCCGACTATTCAGTTTGGGCTGGGCAGCGTAGTGCTGGCGATCAACCTGCTCGTCTACCGACGGTTATGGAAGTTGCGCCAGGCCGCGTGA
- a CDS encoding polysaccharide lyase family 7 protein translates to MTVDISSFDIATPLPTSATNPVALELNGTQALVQCPTVISRLADGSIQLTAPTKGASSKSTHRTRCEWKESVYWTLTSAADHWNQQEMTLIKVNSAQRVVVSQMHVHDDVDPAIKVFWEKGSLTFAFRKEYNGADPTPKFLLGNVALGSKFQVGIHSTAAGVIVISARCNAASASSAPLQLGSSWSTKAFDFHGGIYNQIDYTDTTAPDDGSICIISQLTVRHI, encoded by the coding sequence ATGACAGTCGACATCAGCTCATTCGACATCGCCACCCCACTGCCCACCTCGGCAACAAACCCCGTCGCACTCGAATTGAACGGTACGCAAGCGCTCGTGCAATGCCCTACCGTGATTAGCAGGCTGGCTGATGGCTCCATTCAACTCACCGCCCCCACCAAAGGAGCATCAAGCAAAAGCACGCACAGAACGCGCTGCGAATGGAAAGAGTCGGTCTATTGGACGCTGACCAGCGCGGCAGATCACTGGAACCAGCAGGAAATGACGTTGATCAAGGTCAACTCGGCGCAAAGAGTCGTGGTTTCACAGATGCACGTTCATGACGATGTAGACCCCGCCATCAAAGTGTTCTGGGAAAAGGGCTCGCTGACTTTCGCTTTTCGAAAGGAATACAACGGCGCAGACCCCACCCCAAAATTTCTGCTCGGTAACGTTGCGCTAGGGAGTAAGTTCCAAGTGGGTATCCATAGCACCGCTGCCGGCGTCATCGTGATCAGCGCCCGCTGCAACGCAGCCTCAGCCTCCTCCGCGCCCCTGCAACTCGGCAGCTCCTGGAGCACGAAAGCATTCGATTTCCATGGCGGCATTTACAACCAGATCGATTACACCGACACCACCGCACCAGATGACGGCTCGATCTGCATCATCAGTCAGTTGACGGTGAGGCACATCTAG
- a CDS encoding NUDIX hydrolase yields MKVRATVICEQDRHVLLVRKPRCRWTLPGGKVEHGETTANAARRELEEETGLCVDGLLYLIELQAGSTRHHVYEASVLNLDDARPQNEIVDCMWHPMDAMHNLKISEATLKIVKAFQRRL; encoded by the coding sequence ATGAAAGTACGCGCCACCGTTATTTGCGAACAAGACCGACACGTGCTGCTGGTGCGCAAGCCAAGGTGCCGCTGGACGTTGCCCGGAGGCAAAGTCGAGCACGGTGAAACCACGGCAAATGCCGCCAGGCGTGAGCTTGAAGAAGAAACCGGCCTGTGCGTCGATGGCCTGCTGTACCTGATAGAACTGCAGGCAGGCAGCACACGGCACCATGTCTACGAGGCGTCCGTGCTGAACCTGGATGACGCTCGACCACAAAATGAAATTGTCGACTGCATGTGGCACCCAATGGATGCGATGCACAACCTGAAGATCAGCGAAGCCACGCTCAAAATTGTAAAAGCGTTCCAGCGGAGGTTATAG
- a CDS encoding ABC transporter permease, with protein sequence MNSESKDLSLALTTAGRKTAPLSNVWTLRLKGLALPVLIIVVLEFVVRIGWLPSYQMPAPSDVALTLGDLAEGALWKHISASVLRVMLGFAIGASLALAFATWVGLSREAEAYLEPTFAGLRSIPSLAWVPLLLLWLGIDETSKIVLIAIGAFFPVHLNGVAAIRDIDRKLVEVGQMYGFSRARLVRRILLPAALPGLFTGLRSGMSLAWMFLVAAELIAATKGLGYLLSDGRETSRPDIVLAAIIVLAVLGKLSDGLLAGLEKRFLAWRDTFNGQSAKD encoded by the coding sequence ATGAACAGTGAAAGCAAAGACCTCAGCCTGGCGCTAACGACTGCCGGCCGCAAGACAGCGCCGCTAAGCAACGTCTGGACACTGCGCCTCAAAGGCCTCGCCTTGCCCGTGCTGATTATCGTGGTGCTGGAATTCGTCGTGCGTATTGGCTGGCTGCCGTCTTACCAAATGCCGGCGCCCAGCGACGTCGCGCTGACCCTCGGCGACCTGGCCGAAGGCGCGCTGTGGAAGCACATCAGCGCCAGTGTGTTACGGGTGATGCTGGGGTTCGCCATCGGTGCCAGTCTCGCGCTGGCGTTTGCAACGTGGGTCGGCTTGAGCCGGGAAGCCGAAGCGTACCTGGAACCGACGTTCGCCGGCCTGCGCTCTATTCCCAGCCTGGCCTGGGTGCCGCTTCTGTTGCTATGGCTGGGCATCGACGAGACTTCGAAAATCGTACTGATTGCCATCGGTGCATTTTTTCCAGTGCATCTCAACGGTGTCGCGGCGATACGCGACATCGACCGCAAACTGGTGGAAGTCGGGCAAATGTATGGTTTCAGTCGTGCGCGGCTGGTACGCCGGATTTTGCTGCCCGCCGCCCTGCCCGGCCTGTTTACCGGATTGCGCAGCGGAATGAGCCTGGCCTGGATGTTTCTGGTAGCGGCGGAACTGATCGCTGCAACCAAAGGCTTGGGTTATCTGCTCAGTGATGGACGTGAAACTTCACGCCCGGACATCGTGCTCGCAGCGATCATCGTGCTGGCGGTGCTGGGCAAACTCAGCGACGGCCTTCTTGCCGGGCTGGAAAAACGCTTCCTGGCCTGGCGTGACACCTTCAACGGCCAGAGCGCAAAGGATTAA
- a CDS encoding aliphatic sulfonate ABC transporter substrate-binding protein, giving the protein MKPFLRFPAAKSLLSACALVFGLQSLAQAIEAQPSEVHLDYAYYSPVSLVLKNFGYLEKALPHTKVSWVLSQGSNRSLEYLNSGGVDFASSASLAAVLSRANGSPIKSVYVYSRAEWTALVVRKDSAYKTVADLKGKKIAATKGTDPYLFTLRSLQQAGLTKDDVELVHLQHPDGRTALEKGDVEAWAGLDPHMAASQVQAGSRLLYRNTDFNSYGVLSVTDAYAKGHPETIETVLNAYERARDWAIHHPEELAKLLASESGLPLEVAQLQLSRTDLSHPQLTAQDVIASKAAAPILVSEELVRRGVNVDQVIDQLIDIGFNQTVARQ; this is encoded by the coding sequence ATGAAACCATTCTTGCGCTTTCCCGCAGCCAAGTCGCTGCTCAGCGCGTGCGCCTTAGTCTTTGGCCTGCAATCCCTGGCCCAGGCAATTGAAGCCCAGCCGTCCGAAGTGCATCTGGATTACGCCTATTACTCACCCGTGAGCTTGGTGTTAAAAAATTTTGGCTATCTGGAAAAAGCGCTGCCACACACCAAAGTCAGTTGGGTTCTGAGCCAAGGCAGCAACAGGTCGCTGGAATACCTCAACAGTGGCGGTGTGGACTTCGCCTCTTCCGCCAGTCTGGCGGCGGTACTCAGCCGCGCGAACGGCAGCCCGATCAAATCTGTTTACGTGTATAGCCGTGCCGAGTGGACCGCGCTGGTGGTGCGCAAAGATTCGGCCTACAAGACCGTGGCCGACCTGAAAGGCAAGAAGATTGCGGCCACCAAAGGCACCGATCCCTACCTGTTCACCCTACGCAGCCTGCAACAGGCCGGCTTGACCAAAGACGACGTGGAACTGGTACACCTGCAACACCCGGACGGTCGCACGGCGCTGGAGAAAGGTGATGTCGAGGCCTGGGCCGGACTTGATCCGCACATGGCCGCAAGTCAGGTTCAGGCCGGCTCGCGCCTGCTTTATCGCAATACCGATTTCAACAGTTATGGCGTACTCAGCGTCACCGACGCCTACGCCAAGGGACACCCTGAAACTATCGAGACCGTGCTGAACGCCTACGAAAGAGCCCGCGATTGGGCCATCCACCACCCTGAGGAACTGGCAAAACTGCTCGCCTCCGAATCCGGGTTGCCGCTAGAAGTCGCACAGTTGCAACTGTCGCGTACCGACCTGAGTCACCCGCAACTGACGGCTCAAGATGTGATCGCCTCCAAAGCTGCCGCGCCGATTCTGGTGTCCGAAGAGCTGGTTCGCCGCGGGGTGAATGTCGATCAAGTGATTGATCAACTGATTGACATCGGTTTCAACCAAACAGTGGCACGTCAGTAA
- a CDS encoding copper chaperone PCu(A)C — MNSTLNRTAITQRIKHAAFGFSLLTLAFQVCAQTQVDDAWVRATVPGQQATGAFMTVTASSDSKLLSVQSPVAKIVQIHQSTLKNDVMSMQPAESVALPAGKAVTLDPHGYHVMLIDLITQVKEGDKVPLVLTVENAKGEKESINVEAQARALNMPDHSAMKMN, encoded by the coding sequence ATGAACTCGACGCTCAACAGAACCGCGATCACCCAGCGCATCAAACACGCCGCTTTCGGCTTCTCTCTGCTGACCTTGGCGTTCCAGGTTTGCGCCCAGACTCAAGTGGACGACGCTTGGGTTCGCGCCACCGTACCGGGGCAACAAGCCACCGGGGCGTTCATGACCGTCACCGCGAGCAGCGACAGCAAGCTACTGAGCGTCCAGTCTCCCGTGGCTAAAATTGTGCAGATTCACCAATCGACCCTGAAAAACGACGTGATGAGCATGCAACCCGCAGAGTCTGTCGCCTTGCCTGCAGGCAAGGCCGTTACCCTGGACCCCCACGGCTACCACGTGATGCTGATCGACCTCATCACTCAGGTCAAAGAAGGCGATAAGGTGCCATTGGTGCTGACCGTGGAGAACGCCAAAGGCGAAAAAGAGTCGATCAACGTCGAAGCTCAGGCACGCGCACTGAACATGCCTGACCACAGCGCGATGAAGATGAACTGA
- a CDS encoding ABC transporter ATP-binding protein codes for MTAPLLDIRIERKTFATTTVLKRIHLQLQPRETVSLLGPSGCGKSTLLRIIAGLEKDFQGELRNNAGEVAFVFQEPRLMPWLTVEQNIGFSADNHYDKVWVRQLINEVGLDGFANALPKALSGGMAQRVAIARGLYSRPQVLLLDEPFSAVDAFTRMKLQDLLLQLATRHAIALLLVTHDVDEALYLSDRVLVMGNRPSSIRQELAVTLAHPRDRRDPLMARLKALSLTELQRAHVI; via the coding sequence ATGACGGCCCCTCTACTGGACATTCGAATCGAACGCAAAACCTTCGCCACCACTACCGTCCTTAAGCGTATTCACCTGCAATTACAGCCTCGGGAAACCGTCAGCCTGCTCGGCCCCAGCGGTTGCGGTAAAAGTACGCTGCTGCGGATCATCGCAGGGCTGGAAAAGGACTTTCAGGGTGAACTGCGCAACAACGCCGGTGAAGTAGCGTTTGTGTTTCAGGAACCGCGCCTGATGCCATGGCTGACGGTTGAGCAAAACATCGGTTTCAGTGCCGACAACCACTACGACAAGGTCTGGGTCAGGCAACTGATCAATGAAGTCGGCCTTGACGGTTTTGCCAACGCGTTGCCCAAAGCCCTGTCGGGCGGCATGGCACAACGGGTAGCGATTGCTCGCGGCTTGTACTCGCGTCCGCAGGTCCTGTTACTGGACGAACCGTTCAGCGCAGTCGATGCCTTCACCCGCATGAAATTACAGGACTTGCTGCTGCAACTGGCCACGCGCCACGCCATTGCCTTGCTGTTGGTGACCCATGATGTCGATGAGGCGCTCTACCTCAGTGATCGAGTGTTAGTGATGGGCAACCGCCCCAGCAGCATTCGTCAAGAACTGGCGGTTACGCTTGCTCACCCGCGTGATCGACGCGACCCGTTAATGGCGCGCCTGAAGGCGTTGTCGTTGACCGAGTTACAGCGGGCGCATGTCATCTGA
- a CDS encoding DUF2946 domain-containing protein, with product MKLTLADRSLVAWTLYFCVLFNVFACGLGHGQMTGLDLNGVGGQFCSSLSDKSSIKNADVPDQSFSDWAGSLTCPLCSAVILSIALLFCLTWMLRARQAARPGRERRCKAPPRYSWPALNPRAPPLV from the coding sequence ATGAAACTGACCCTCGCAGACCGCTCACTCGTTGCCTGGACGTTATATTTTTGCGTTCTGTTCAATGTGTTCGCCTGCGGTCTGGGACATGGGCAAATGACGGGACTGGACCTCAATGGTGTGGGGGGGCAGTTCTGCTCGTCACTGAGTGACAAAAGCTCGATAAAAAATGCCGATGTTCCCGACCAGTCCTTCAGCGATTGGGCCGGCAGCCTGACGTGCCCTCTCTGTTCTGCAGTGATCTTGAGCATTGCCTTGCTGTTTTGTCTGACATGGATGCTGCGGGCCAGACAAGCCGCGCGCCCTGGCCGCGAACGGCGCTGCAAGGCACCTCCCCGATACTCCTGGCCTGCGCTCAACCCTCGGGCGCCCCCTCTGGTTTGA
- a CDS encoding polysaccharide deacetylase family protein has product MKQLVKVLSVLAIAAGMLGCIASPIEMTPQTQQRLQTLPPIRFLLTFDDGPSASSFYNPTDTVLDSLARNALQPDIKAVFFVQTGAPRAGASDIGRRVMHREHDAGQVLGFHTATHWHTNHRSLSPVELEQSLSKGIADIAAITGASPTLVRPPFWNYDKRTFAAYQQHGLHVLLTDLSANDGKIWGFNGSPRRRANMLRQMSEVRERIAGGELPTVEGVIPVVVTFHDINRYTARHTREYLKILLDSASTTGVTVATKPFYDDEDQLLRAAMARTVSDTSKVVQLPGIWNWFWDGDSH; this is encoded by the coding sequence ATGAAACAGTTGGTCAAGGTTCTATCGGTACTTGCTATCGCCGCCGGGATGTTGGGGTGTATCGCTTCTCCCATCGAAATGACACCGCAGACGCAGCAGCGCTTACAGACGCTGCCGCCCATTCGTTTTCTGCTGACCTTTGACGACGGTCCCAGCGCATCCAGCTTCTACAATCCTACCGACACCGTACTCGACAGCCTTGCGCGAAATGCACTGCAACCGGATATCAAAGCGGTGTTCTTCGTGCAGACTGGCGCGCCACGGGCCGGCGCCAGCGACATCGGTCGCCGTGTCATGCACCGTGAGCATGATGCAGGGCAGGTGCTGGGCTTTCATACCGCCACTCACTGGCACACCAATCATCGCTCCCTGAGCCCGGTAGAACTGGAGCAGTCCCTGAGCAAAGGCATCGCGGACATCGCCGCGATCACTGGCGCGTCACCGACGCTGGTGCGGCCGCCATTCTGGAACTATGACAAGCGTACCTTTGCGGCTTATCAGCAACATGGCCTGCACGTTTTGTTAACCGACTTGAGCGCGAATGACGGCAAGATTTGGGGGTTTAATGGCAGCCCTCGGCGACGCGCCAATATGCTGCGGCAGATGTCTGAAGTTCGTGAGCGTATCGCCGGAGGTGAACTGCCCACGGTGGAGGGAGTGATTCCGGTGGTGGTGACGTTTCACGATATCAATCGCTACACCGCCCGGCATACGCGTGAATACCTGAAAATTCTGCTCGACAGTGCGAGTACCACCGGTGTGACAGTCGCTACGAAGCCTTTCTATGACGATGAGGACCAATTATTGCGGGCCGCTATGGCGCGCACGGTCAGCGATACGTCAAAAGTGGTGCAATTGCCAGGGATATGGAATTGGTTTTGGGACGGCGACTCTCACTAA
- a CDS encoding putative natural product biosynthesis protein: MNSRIAPGRGDFLLPFPDYPSNARSFVNLDARLLPYWHTLFDVCPGLLKLDPPDGLNIFRSFMVWAYRNHPPLNWTYYLSVCRWLLGSSYQAGLHEEHIESFMTAAAARWMRTDDSQARGMVLTWQGSPMKVFDWKVAPRSESGLELEQEDFPPAPWDFAWCPLTGKAGAGFRRWLPIPA, translated from the coding sequence ATGAACTCCCGTATTGCCCCAGGCCGTGGTGATTTTCTACTGCCGTTCCCTGATTACCCGAGTAACGCTCGCAGTTTTGTAAACCTGGATGCTCGTTTACTGCCTTATTGGCACACGTTGTTTGACGTGTGTCCGGGCTTGCTCAAACTCGATCCGCCAGATGGCCTGAATATCTTTCGCAGCTTTATGGTTTGGGCCTATCGCAATCATCCGCCCTTGAACTGGACTTACTACCTGAGCGTGTGTCGCTGGCTGCTGGGCTCCAGCTATCAGGCGGGTCTTCATGAGGAACACATTGAGTCCTTCATGACCGCTGCGGCGGCGCGCTGGATGCGCACTGACGACAGCCAGGCACGCGGGATGGTACTGACCTGGCAAGGCTCGCCGATGAAGGTGTTCGACTGGAAAGTAGCACCTCGTTCTGAGTCGGGCCTCGAGTTGGAGCAGGAGGATTTTCCACCTGCGCCCTGGGATTTTGCCTGGTGCCCGTTGACCGGGAAGGCCGGCGCCGGTTTTCGGCGCTGGCTTCCGATACCCGCGTAG
- a CDS encoding sensor domain-containing diguanylate cyclase, with product MGHPSVKGQIENRRSTPVLSAEQVEAKLKVRYAVFLLIAVCLSMTALAIWEGWNSREYHLRDQEVALSNLSQTLASQAQASIKQVDVLLLTLVDRLENDGVSQAQGSRLERLLSAQRSELSQLHGLFVYDENGRWVTNSNGAVMPNANNSDREYFIFHRDHPDRGPHIGPSIKSRSTGEWIMTVSRRINYPDGRFAGVALATLYLNHFLGLYDRIDIGNNGAISLIADNATIIVRRPFNEADIGSNVAHGDLFSQLLTRSSSGTGAVKSMIDGVQRLGGYRRVEGYPLVVFAAVNKDEALAGWRQEAMLSTVIVTLLLGFLGALGYRLIRLMQQQNRIQSELLKAQETLIEVNRSLELLALEDALTGLSNRRQFDLCMVTEIRRAKRNQTSFALLMIDVDHFKLFNDLYGHLAGDECLRHISTLILDNINRPGDLAARYGGEEFAVVLPGTDYVGAFIVAEKIRHAVQSAAIKHSDSIEGRVTVSLGICAYNCASDDQPNDLIGAADKALYVAKASGRNMSVIAD from the coding sequence ATGGGGCATCCGTCCGTCAAGGGTCAAATCGAAAACCGCCGCTCGACCCCGGTGTTGTCGGCCGAGCAGGTCGAGGCGAAGCTTAAAGTTCGTTATGCGGTTTTTCTGTTGATTGCCGTGTGCCTTTCCATGACCGCCCTTGCGATTTGGGAAGGCTGGAACTCGCGTGAGTATCACTTGCGAGACCAGGAAGTGGCGCTGTCGAACCTCTCGCAGACCTTGGCGTCCCAAGCCCAAGCGTCGATAAAGCAGGTCGATGTATTGCTTTTAACGCTGGTCGATCGGCTCGAAAACGACGGGGTGAGTCAGGCACAAGGGTCCAGGCTGGAGCGCTTGCTCAGCGCCCAGCGTAGTGAACTGAGTCAGCTTCACGGCTTGTTTGTCTATGACGAAAATGGGCGTTGGGTCACCAATTCAAACGGCGCGGTGATGCCAAATGCCAACAATTCGGACCGTGAATACTTCATATTTCATCGCGATCATCCTGACCGCGGTCCGCATATTGGTCCGTCGATCAAGAGCCGTTCGACCGGTGAGTGGATCATGACCGTGTCGAGACGAATCAACTATCCAGATGGACGATTCGCCGGCGTGGCGCTGGCAACCCTTTATCTCAACCACTTCCTGGGCTTGTACGACCGTATCGATATTGGCAATAACGGCGCCATCAGTCTGATCGCCGACAATGCCACCATCATCGTTCGCCGACCGTTCAACGAAGCCGATATCGGCAGCAACGTTGCCCACGGCGACTTGTTTAGCCAATTGCTGACCAGGTCCAGTTCAGGCACCGGCGCCGTCAAGTCGATGATTGATGGCGTGCAGCGGCTAGGAGGGTATCGTCGGGTCGAGGGCTATCCGTTGGTGGTTTTCGCCGCGGTCAATAAGGATGAAGCCCTGGCCGGCTGGCGCCAGGAAGCCATGCTCAGTACGGTGATCGTGACCCTGTTACTGGGCTTTCTTGGCGCGCTGGGTTATCGCCTTATCCGCCTCATGCAGCAGCAGAACCGGATTCAGAGTGAGTTGCTCAAGGCGCAGGAGACGCTCATCGAAGTCAATCGCAGCCTGGAGCTGTTGGCCCTGGAAGACGCGCTCACTGGGTTGTCCAACCGTCGTCAGTTCGACCTGTGCATGGTCACCGAGATACGTCGCGCCAAGCGTAATCAAACCAGCTTTGCGTTGCTGATGATCGATGTCGATCACTTCAAGCTCTTCAATGATCTGTACGGGCACTTGGCCGGCGATGAGTGTTTGCGCCACATCAGCACGCTCATTCTGGACAACATCAATCGTCCCGGAGACTTGGCGGCTCGCTATGGTGGCGAAGAGTTTGCCGTGGTGTTACCTGGGACTGACTACGTGGGGGCCTTTATCGTGGCGGAAAAAATCCGCCACGCGGTGCAGTCGGCGGCAATCAAACACAGCGACAGTATCGAAGGTAGGGTGACGGTCAGCCTCGGTATTTGCGCCTATAACTGCGCCTCTGACGATCAACCTAACGATCTGATCGGGGCGGCCGACAAGGCGTTGTACGTGGCCAAGGCCAGTGGCCGGAACATGAGCGTGATTGCTGACTGA
- a CDS encoding sensor domain-containing diguanylate cyclase, producing MSSVDTDSDVYKTLLESTRAIPWRIDWKTMTFSYIGPQIEQLLGWEQDSWASVDDWVERMHPDDRAYVVEFCVSQSRAGVDHEADYRALTRNGDYVWIRDVVHVVRKDGEVEALVGFMFDISERKKTEEHLTRLQKQLEEYSFQDGLTGIANRRMFDTVLEREWANAQRTGLPLSLLILDIDYFKQYNDHYGHIKGDECLRRVAQTLSLAANRPRDFIARIGGEEFIWLLPESDAESARLVARKCLHLICQQQIPHPSSSVSALVSLSLGVGTIAVTQDSTALEFVEQVDKLLYQAKHNGRMRAEFADLRD from the coding sequence ATGAGTTCCGTCGATACTGACAGTGATGTCTATAAAACCCTGCTTGAGTCGACCCGAGCAATTCCCTGGCGGATCGACTGGAAAACCATGACGTTTAGCTACATCGGTCCGCAGATCGAACAACTGCTGGGCTGGGAGCAGGACAGTTGGGCCTCGGTCGACGACTGGGTCGAGCGCATGCACCCGGATGACCGCGCTTACGTAGTTGAGTTCTGTGTCTCGCAATCAAGGGCTGGCGTGGACCATGAAGCCGACTATCGCGCGCTGACCCGCAATGGCGATTACGTGTGGATTCGCGATGTGGTTCACGTCGTGCGCAAGGATGGCGAGGTGGAAGCGCTGGTGGGATTCATGTTCGACATCAGCGAGCGCAAAAAAACCGAAGAGCACCTCACGCGTCTGCAAAAGCAACTCGAAGAATATTCATTTCAGGACGGTCTGACCGGCATTGCCAATCGGCGCATGTTCGACACCGTTCTGGAACGCGAATGGGCCAACGCCCAACGTACCGGGTTACCGTTGTCGCTGCTGATACTCGATATCGATTATTTCAAGCAGTACAACGATCACTACGGCCACATCAAGGGCGACGAATGCCTTCGGCGCGTCGCCCAGACGTTATCCCTGGCGGCCAACCGACCACGAGACTTCATAGCCCGGATTGGCGGTGAAGAGTTCATCTGGCTACTCCCCGAAAGCGATGCAGAGTCTGCTCGGCTGGTCGCCCGCAAATGCTTGCACCTCATTTGCCAACAACAAATTCCTCATCCCTCTTCTTCGGTGTCGGCACTGGTGAGCCTGAGCCTAGGCGTCGGGACCATTGCCGTTACGCAGGACAGCACGGCGCTGGAGTTCGTCGAACAGGTGGATAAATTGCTCTATCAGGCCAAACACAACGGCAGGATGCGCGCCGAGTTCGCGGATCTTCGCGATTGA